A stretch of Rhizobium sp. TH2 DNA encodes these proteins:
- a CDS encoding LysE family translocator, translating to MPSTELLIAFFVTTMIFAYIPGPAMLYAAAQTLARGRLSGLMATLGIHVGGYVHVIAAAAGLSMLFHAVPTLYLAVKIVGAIYLIWLGISLFRARADGEPVSGGPIAKSARRAFLESVAVEVLNPKTALFFLAFLPQFVDASAAFPVWLQLLLLGTTVNLIFSSADVVCVFMAGAIVNRLRESNGARRMMQRAGGTILVGLGLHLAFQKS from the coding sequence ATGCCGTCCACCGAATTGCTGATCGCGTTCTTTGTCACGACAATGATCTTCGCCTACATCCCTGGCCCGGCCATGCTTTATGCCGCCGCTCAGACGCTTGCTCGCGGCAGGTTGTCCGGGCTGATGGCGACGCTGGGGATTCACGTCGGTGGCTATGTGCATGTGATTGCCGCAGCCGCCGGGCTCTCGATGCTTTTTCACGCGGTACCGACGCTCTATCTGGCGGTCAAGATCGTCGGTGCGATCTATCTGATATGGCTTGGGATTTCATTGTTTCGGGCACGCGCGGATGGTGAGCCCGTATCCGGCGGCCCAATCGCGAAATCCGCGCGCCGCGCTTTCCTCGAAAGTGTCGCGGTCGAGGTCCTCAACCCCAAGACAGCATTGTTCTTCCTCGCCTTCCTCCCGCAATTCGTCGATGCCTCGGCTGCATTTCCTGTCTGGCTGCAACTCCTGCTGCTGGGCACGACAGTCAATTTGATTTTTTCATCAGCGGATGTGGTTTGCGTGTTCATGGCAGGCGCCATTGTCAACCGCCTGAGAGAGTCGAACGGCGCCAGACGCATGATGCAGCGTGCCGGCGGAACCATCCTGGTCGGGCTCGGACTGCATCTCGCATTCCAGAAAAGCTGA
- a CDS encoding TfoX/Sxy family protein, which yields MDHDDIQDLFRSVGPVTIKRMFGGKGIYVDGRIIAVELRGGLMLKGDVEAGPLYEEAGGRHWRYTHNKSGKEVAMPYWTIPEGAFDDPDEAEKWARIAVEASIRAAK from the coding sequence ATGGATCACGACGATATCCAGGACCTGTTCCGCTCCGTCGGGCCGGTCACGATCAAGCGCATGTTCGGCGGCAAGGGCATCTATGTCGATGGCCGCATCATCGCCGTCGAGTTGCGTGGCGGTCTGATGCTCAAGGGCGATGTCGAGGCCGGGCCGCTCTATGAGGAAGCCGGCGGCAGGCATTGGCGCTACACCCACAACAAGTCGGGCAAGGAGGTCGCCATGCCCTATTGGACGATACCGGAGGGTGCCTTCGACGATCCGGATGAGGCGGAGAAATGGGCGCGGATTGCGGTAGAGGCGTCGATCAGGGCGGCGAAGTAA